A region of Methyloversatilis discipulorum DNA encodes the following proteins:
- the phoR gene encoding phosphate regulon sensor histidine kinase PhoR, with product MREFWFRAALRVALILVCVLIGLAADALVPALTLACALLLAGSLRDQYEIGRFDRWLNSTSDAELPDGAGQWEFLFAKLARRERNARQQREDLRSRLERMREASRAMPDGTLIMSRDELIEWLNPMAEEHLGLDGRRDIAMPILNLVRQPEFAEYLQSGDYGEPLSMPSPRQPGRTLQLRVVAFGDDQKLLLTRDITQLEKLETMRRDFVANVSHEMKTPLTVIHGFLETLEDALPELPQEQALSFIRMAQQQSVRLQRLVDDLLTLSALETDTPTPEEPVDMRNLLDIVLVETRALSSGRHTVTLDVDGAPGALLGCARDLRSALGNLASNAVRYTPDGGSVKLAWRVVDGCGEYSVTDNGIGIDAQHIPRLTERFYRVDRGRSRETGGTGLGLAIVKHVLERHQATLQIDSQPGQGSRFTVRFPARRTLPAL from the coding sequence ATGCGTGAATTCTGGTTCCGCGCCGCCCTGCGCGTCGCGCTCATCCTCGTCTGCGTGCTGATCGGCCTGGCGGCCGACGCGCTGGTGCCGGCGCTGACGCTGGCCTGCGCGCTGCTGCTCGCCGGCAGCCTGCGCGACCAGTACGAGATCGGCCGTTTCGACCGCTGGCTCAATTCGACCAGCGACGCCGAACTGCCGGACGGTGCCGGCCAGTGGGAATTCCTGTTCGCCAAGCTGGCGCGGCGCGAGCGCAACGCCCGCCAGCAGCGCGAGGACCTGCGCAGCCGGCTGGAGCGCATGCGCGAAGCCAGCCGCGCGATGCCCGACGGCACGCTCATCATGTCGCGCGACGAACTGATCGAGTGGCTGAATCCGATGGCCGAGGAACACCTCGGGCTCGACGGCCGGCGCGACATCGCGATGCCCATCCTCAACCTGGTGCGCCAGCCCGAGTTCGCCGAATACCTGCAGTCCGGCGACTACGGCGAGCCGCTGTCGATGCCCTCACCGCGTCAGCCCGGCCGCACGCTGCAACTGCGGGTGGTGGCTTTCGGCGACGACCAGAAGCTGCTGCTGACGCGCGACATCACCCAGCTCGAAAAGCTCGAAACGATGCGGCGCGACTTCGTCGCCAACGTGTCGCACGAAATGAAGACGCCGCTGACGGTGATCCACGGTTTCCTCGAAACGCTGGAAGATGCGCTGCCCGAACTGCCGCAGGAGCAGGCGCTGTCCTTCATCCGCATGGCGCAGCAGCAGTCGGTGCGCCTGCAGCGCCTGGTCGATGACCTGCTGACGCTGTCGGCGCTGGAGACCGACACGCCGACACCGGAAGAGCCGGTGGACATGCGCAACCTGCTGGACATCGTGCTGGTCGAGACGCGGGCCCTGTCGTCCGGCCGGCACACGGTGACGCTGGACGTCGACGGTGCGCCCGGTGCGCTGCTCGGCTGCGCCCGCGACCTGCGCAGCGCGCTCGGCAACCTCGCCAGCAACGCGGTGCGCTACACGCCGGACGGCGGCAGCGTGAAGCTCGCCTGGCGCGTGGTCGATGGCTGCGGCGAGTATTCGGTGACCGACAACGGCATCGGCATCGACGCCCAGCACATTCCGCGACTGACCGAACGCTTCTACCGCGTCGACCGCGGCCGCTCGCGCGAGACCGGCGGTACCGGTCTCGGCCTGGCCATCGTCAAGCACGTGCTCGAACGGCATCAGGCGACGCTGCAGATCGACAGCCAGCCCGGTCAGGGCAGCCGCTTCACCGTCCGCTTTCCCGCCCGCCGCACGCTGCCCGCACTCTGA
- a CDS encoding COG4315 family predicted lipoprotein translates to MIRNALCAALLGAVCCAVHAQSVVGSAGLLTDAAGRVLYTFDKDSDGKSACYEQCAALWPPFVAAADARASGEHTLVTRSDGSRQWAVRGKPLYYYVGDSEAGQTTGDGRGGVWHVVRDSGKAPAEAGSYRPRDY, encoded by the coding sequence ATGATCAGGAATGCCCTCTGTGCCGCGCTGCTGGGTGCGGTCTGCTGCGCTGTCCATGCCCAGTCTGTCGTCGGTTCGGCAGGACTGCTGACCGACGCCGCCGGCCGCGTGCTGTACACCTTCGACAAGGACAGCGACGGGAAAAGTGCCTGCTACGAGCAGTGCGCCGCGCTGTGGCCGCCCTTCGTCGCAGCGGCCGATGCGCGTGCGTCGGGCGAGCACACGCTGGTCACGCGCAGCGACGGCAGCCGGCAATGGGCGGTCCGCGGCAAGCCGCTCTATTACTACGTGGGCGACAGCGAAGCCGGACAGACCACCGGCGACGGGCGCGGCGGCGTCTGGCATGTCGTGCGCGACAGCGGCAAAGCGCCGGCCGAGGCCGGCAGCTACCGGCCGCGGGACTACTGA
- a CDS encoding sigma-70 family RNA polymerase sigma factor — protein MLDPVQLERLLARVALRDRQAFRQLYDACAPQLLGVALRLLRRRDLAEDVLQDAFTSVWHRADSYRADASQPMTWLTSIVRNRALDLLRAESVRRTESLDDDEDGQGGVAALGDDRPSPLGLLEQAADALHLRRCIDDIDGPQRQCLALAYYHGLSHSELAEHLGSPIGSVKVWLRRGLDRLRRCMERLT, from the coding sequence ATGCTCGATCCGGTCCAGCTTGAAAGGCTGCTGGCGCGCGTCGCACTGCGCGACCGGCAGGCCTTCCGTCAGCTCTACGATGCCTGCGCGCCGCAGCTGCTCGGGGTCGCGCTGCGTCTGCTGCGCCGGCGCGACCTGGCCGAAGACGTGCTGCAGGATGCCTTCACCAGCGTGTGGCACCGCGCCGACAGCTACCGTGCCGACGCGAGTCAGCCGATGACCTGGCTCACCTCGATCGTGCGCAATCGGGCACTCGACCTGCTCCGCGCGGAGTCCGTACGGCGGACCGAGTCGCTGGACGACGACGAAGACGGGCAGGGCGGTGTCGCCGCGCTGGGCGACGACCGTCCCAGCCCGCTCGGTCTGCTCGAACAGGCGGCCGACGCGCTGCATCTGCGCCGCTGCATCGACGACATCGACGGGCCGCAGCGCCAGTGTCTGGCGCTGGCCTACTACCACGGCCTGTCGCACTCGGAACTGGCGGAACACCTCGGCTCGCCGATCGGCAGCGTCAAGGTGTGGCTGCGCCGGGGCCTGGACAGGCTGCGCCGCTGCATGGAGCGGCTGACATGA
- a CDS encoding anti-sigma factor: MKYDHPELLDRLAAAYVFGTLGRLPRRRFERLVRSSEAAARALRTWEMHGAALAAAVPPVQPSPAVWAEIEQRTGGAPRVRPVTQRRWRDWLRPALGFAFGLLVAVGVVREQPQWVLPSDLPEHAVLPASYVGLMLDAAGKPAALASSRRHGVELSVKLLQPLVVPQGAQAVLWALPKDAAPFRLGVLRTDAKQVITMAGTSEALLSAVGELAVSIEPVGATAPQPSGDFLLRGHCVKLW, from the coding sequence ATGAAGTACGACCACCCGGAACTGCTCGACCGACTGGCTGCCGCCTATGTGTTCGGCACGCTGGGCCGGCTACCGCGGCGCCGCTTCGAACGGCTGGTGCGGTCGAGCGAAGCGGCGGCGCGCGCGCTGCGCACCTGGGAAATGCACGGTGCCGCGCTGGCGGCGGCCGTGCCGCCGGTGCAGCCCTCGCCCGCGGTGTGGGCGGAGATCGAACAGCGCACCGGCGGGGCGCCGCGTGTCAGGCCGGTGACGCAGCGGCGCTGGCGCGACTGGCTGCGCCCGGCGCTCGGCTTCGCCTTTGGCCTGCTGGTGGCCGTCGGCGTGGTGCGCGAGCAGCCGCAGTGGGTGCTGCCGTCCGACCTGCCCGAGCACGCGGTACTGCCCGCCAGCTATGTCGGTCTGATGCTGGATGCCGCCGGCAAGCCGGCCGCACTCGCGTCGTCGCGCCGGCACGGGGTGGAACTGAGCGTGAAGCTGCTGCAGCCGCTCGTCGTGCCGCAGGGTGCCCAGGCGGTGCTGTGGGCACTTCCGAAAGACGCAGCGCCCTTCCGGCTCGGCGTTTTGCGCACCGACGCCAAACAGGTGATCACGATGGCCGGCACGTCGGAAGCGCTGTTGTCCGCGGTGGGCGAACTGGCGGTGTCGATCGAGCCGGTCGGCGCCACTGCACCGCAGCCGTCGGGCGACTTCCTGCTGCGAGGTCACTGCGTGAAGCTGTGGTGA
- a CDS encoding FxDxF family PEP-CTERM protein gives MNTSIRTALIAALTVLPAAHASAASVDLGTLVAGQSFSFEQQLGNFADSFSFTVGEPVDFTLDFSNLGLGSRASLSVFLNGNEIVGTFGRNLTFAWGPFTGGGSTFPFATGTEFLVTVDGVDNTLADASYRLGITAAVPEPASAAMLLAGLAAVGAVARRRMKGR, from the coding sequence ATGAACACTTCCATCCGCACCGCACTGATCGCCGCGCTGACCGTCCTGCCCGCCGCGCACGCCAGTGCCGCCAGCGTCGATCTCGGCACTCTGGTCGCCGGCCAGTCCTTCAGCTTCGAACAGCAGCTCGGCAACTTCGCCGACAGCTTCAGCTTCACCGTCGGTGAGCCGGTCGATTTCACGCTCGATTTCTCCAACCTCGGGCTGGGGTCACGTGCCTCGTTGTCGGTGTTCCTGAACGGCAACGAAATCGTCGGCACCTTCGGCCGCAATCTCACCTTCGCGTGGGGACCTTTCACCGGCGGTGGCAGCACCTTTCCGTTCGCCACGGGCACCGAATTCCTGGTGACCGTCGATGGCGTGGACAACACGCTGGCCGACGCGAGCTACCGGCTGGGCATCACCGCAGCAGTGCCGGAACCGGCCAGCGCCGCGATGCTGCTGGCCGGGCTGGCGGCGGTCGGCGCGGTGGCGCGCAGACGGATGAAGGGGCGCTGA
- a CDS encoding DUF3293 domain-containing protein — translation MSNTPNACPICDDAPGHHWLWRDDRLRVIDARDADHPAFLRVIWNGHVREMTDLNDVDRDHLMHVVWQVERCVREIAQPEKINLGSLGNMVPHLHWHVVARWQDDAHFPGSVWSTKQRDGAPRPRVPAALWRATLLARLGLPTVAVSDALTGAYEGTDYAVALPDGETTLHVGAPSPALDRWLATQNATQWALLAAANPWSARSDDDANRAAHAALRALLTQRGLPLLDAENRTTETGWTEPSLLCAGLTAEEALRIGAAFGQNAVLTGDAGGTAQLRWCVRRQAD, via the coding sequence GTGAGCAATACGCCGAACGCCTGCCCCATCTGCGACGACGCGCCCGGCCATCACTGGCTTTGGCGCGACGACCGCCTGCGCGTGATCGACGCGCGCGACGCCGATCACCCGGCCTTTCTGCGCGTGATCTGGAACGGTCACGTGCGCGAAATGACCGACCTCAACGACGTCGACCGCGATCACCTGATGCACGTGGTGTGGCAGGTCGAGCGCTGCGTGCGCGAGATCGCGCAGCCGGAAAAGATCAACCTCGGCAGCCTCGGCAATATGGTGCCGCACCTGCACTGGCACGTCGTCGCGCGCTGGCAGGACGACGCCCACTTCCCCGGTTCGGTGTGGAGCACGAAGCAGCGCGACGGCGCGCCTCGTCCGCGCGTACCGGCGGCGCTGTGGCGCGCCACGCTGCTGGCCCGCCTTGGCCTGCCGACGGTGGCCGTCAGCGACGCGCTGACCGGCGCCTACGAGGGCACCGACTACGCCGTGGCCCTGCCCGACGGCGAAACGACACTGCATGTCGGTGCGCCCTCGCCGGCGCTGGACCGCTGGCTGGCGACGCAGAACGCAACACAGTGGGCGCTGCTGGCGGCCGCCAATCCGTGGTCCGCACGCAGCGACGACGACGCCAACCGCGCCGCCCACGCTGCACTGCGCGCGTTGCTGACGCAGCGCGGCCTGCCGCTGCTCGACGCCGAGAACCGCACGACCGAAACCGGCTGGACCGAACCTTCGCTGCTGTGCGCCGGCCTGACCGCCGAAGAGGCGCTGCGCATCGGCGCCGCCTTCGGCCAGAACGCGGTGCTGACCGGCGATGCCGGCGGCACGGCCCAGCTGCGCTGGTGCGTGCGCCGGCAGGCCGACTGA
- a CDS encoding ABC-F family ATPase, whose protein sequence is MLSASNITMQFGAKPLFDNVSIKFGDGYRYGLIGANGAGKSTFMKILAGVLEPTAGNVSIDAHERMAFLRQDQFAFEDQRVLDVVMMGHAEMWTCMKEKDAIYANPDATEEDYMRAAELEGQFAEYDGYTAEARAGELLLGVGIPTEQHNGPMSQVAPGWKLRVLLCQALFANPDILLLDEPTNNLDINTIRWLEHTLNERNSTMVIISHDRHFLNQVCTHMADLDYATIRLYPGTWDDYIEASTQARERASAANAKAKERVAELQSFVRRFSANKSKSKQATSRLKMIDKIKIEEFKPSSRQYPWIRFDYDPKEKLHRQAVELDNVVFGYDGGPQILKGFTATFDGGDRVAIIGENGVGKTTFLKLLVGELTPQHGSIKWAEKARLGYFAQDHSADFDSDANLTDWISGYVREGGYEGDDAITLIRGTLGRLLFGGDDVKKAVRVLSGGEQGRMMFGRLMLQRNNVLLLDEPTNHMDMESIESLNAGLDAFDGTLFFVSHDREFVSTLATRVLEVRGDGEIVDYRGGYEDYLASQGIDD, encoded by the coding sequence ATGCTGTCCGCTTCCAACATCACCATGCAGTTCGGCGCCAAGCCGCTTTTCGACAACGTCAGCATCAAGTTCGGCGACGGCTATCGCTACGGCCTGATCGGCGCCAACGGTGCCGGCAAGTCGACCTTCATGAAAATCCTCGCCGGCGTGCTCGAACCGACCGCCGGCAACGTATCGATCGACGCGCACGAGCGCATGGCCTTCCTGCGCCAGGACCAGTTCGCGTTCGAGGACCAGCGCGTGCTCGACGTGGTCATGATGGGCCACGCCGAAATGTGGACCTGCATGAAGGAAAAGGACGCGATCTACGCCAATCCGGACGCGACCGAAGAGGACTACATGCGTGCCGCCGAACTGGAAGGCCAGTTCGCCGAATACGACGGCTACACCGCCGAGGCGCGCGCCGGCGAACTGCTGCTCGGCGTCGGCATCCCGACCGAACAGCACAACGGCCCGATGAGCCAGGTCGCCCCCGGCTGGAAGCTGCGCGTGCTGCTGTGCCAGGCGCTGTTCGCCAACCCGGACATCCTGCTGCTCGACGAACCGACCAACAACCTGGACATCAACACCATCCGCTGGCTCGAACACACGCTGAACGAGCGCAACAGCACGATGGTCATCATCAGCCACGACCGCCACTTCCTGAACCAGGTGTGCACCCACATGGCCGACCTGGACTACGCCACCATCCGCCTCTACCCGGGCACCTGGGACGACTACATCGAGGCGTCGACGCAGGCGCGCGAGCGGGCGTCGGCAGCCAACGCGAAGGCGAAGGAACGGGTGGCCGAACTGCAGAGCTTCGTGCGCCGCTTCTCGGCCAACAAGTCGAAGTCGAAGCAGGCGACCTCGCGTCTGAAGATGATCGACAAGATCAAGATCGAGGAATTCAAGCCCAGTTCGCGCCAGTACCCGTGGATACGCTTCGACTACGACCCGAAGGAGAAGCTGCATCGGCAGGCGGTCGAACTGGACAACGTCGTGTTCGGCTATGACGGCGGTCCGCAGATCCTGAAGGGCTTCACCGCCACCTTCGACGGCGGCGACCGCGTCGCCATCATCGGCGAGAACGGCGTCGGCAAGACCACCTTCCTGAAGCTGCTGGTCGGTGAACTGACGCCGCAGCACGGCTCGATCAAGTGGGCGGAAAAGGCCCGCCTCGGCTACTTCGCGCAGGACCACTCCGCCGATTTCGACAGCGACGCCAACCTGACCGACTGGATCAGCGGCTATGTGCGCGAGGGCGGCTACGAGGGCGACGACGCGATCACGCTGATCCGCGGCACGCTCGGCCGTCTGCTGTTCGGTGGCGACGACGTGAAGAAGGCGGTGCGCGTGCTGTCCGGCGGCGAACAGGGCCGCATGATGTTCGGCCGGCTCATGCTGCAGCGGAACAACGTGCTGCTGCTCGACGAACCGACCAACCACATGGACATGGAATCGATCGAGTCGCTGAACGCCGGCCTCGACGCTTTCGACGGCACGCTGTTCTTCGTGTCGCACGACCGCGAGTTCGTGTCCACGCTGGCCACCCGCGTGCTCGAAGTCCGCGGCGACGGCGAGATCGTCGATTACCGCGGCGGCTACGAGGACTACCTCGCCAGCCAAGGCATCGACGACTGA
- the gshA gene encoding glutamate--cysteine ligase codes for MVPHLTTALTGPLLALESRFLERQTDIEQWFRSQWLEHSPPFYASVDLRNAGFKLAPVDTNLFPGGFNNLNAEFLPLCVQATMTAVEKLCPEARNLLLVPENHTRNLFYLRNVARLAQILKLAGLNVRIGSLIPDLAGPTPLDLGDGQTLTVEPLIRLPGGRRIGVAGFDPCAILLNNDLSAGVPELLQNVNEQTFIPPLHAGWTTRRKSQHFDAYSEVARSFSSVMDIDPWLIDPLYDVCGDINFQERSGEECLATRVGALLARIREKYQQHGVDHEPFVIVKADAGTYGMGIMTVRDPSEVVGLNRKQRNKMAVVKEGLEVSSVLIQEGVPTFESVDGGAAEPVVYMMDRYVVGGFYRVHGERGIDENLNAPGMHFKPLAFESCCSMPDPGCAPDAPPNRFYAYGVVARLALVAASLELERGLPMSAAEEALEAELRG; via the coding sequence ATGGTGCCTCACCTGACCACCGCGCTCACCGGCCCGCTGCTCGCGCTGGAGAGCCGATTTCTCGAACGCCAGACCGATATCGAACAGTGGTTCCGTTCGCAGTGGCTGGAGCACAGCCCGCCCTTCTATGCCTCGGTCGATCTGCGCAATGCCGGCTTCAAGCTGGCGCCGGTCGATACCAATCTGTTTCCGGGCGGCTTCAACAACCTGAACGCCGAGTTCCTGCCGCTGTGCGTGCAGGCGACGATGACCGCGGTCGAAAAGCTGTGCCCGGAAGCGCGCAACCTGCTGCTGGTGCCGGAAAACCATACGCGCAACCTGTTCTATCTGCGCAATGTCGCCCGGCTGGCGCAGATCCTGAAGCTGGCCGGTCTGAACGTGCGTATCGGCAGCCTGATTCCCGACCTCGCCGGCCCGACGCCGCTCGACCTCGGCGATGGCCAGACGCTGACGGTCGAACCGCTGATCCGCCTGCCCGGCGGTCGCCGCATTGGCGTCGCCGGTTTCGATCCGTGCGCCATCCTGCTCAACAACGACCTGTCGGCCGGCGTCCCCGAGCTGCTGCAGAACGTCAATGAGCAGACCTTCATCCCGCCGCTGCACGCCGGCTGGACGACGCGCCGCAAGTCGCAGCACTTCGACGCCTACAGCGAAGTCGCACGCAGCTTCTCGTCGGTCATGGACATCGATCCGTGGCTGATCGACCCGCTGTACGACGTGTGCGGCGACATCAACTTCCAGGAACGCAGCGGCGAGGAATGTCTGGCGACCCGGGTCGGTGCGCTGCTCGCCCGCATCCGCGAGAAGTACCAGCAGCACGGCGTCGATCACGAGCCCTTCGTCATCGTCAAGGCCGACGCCGGCACCTACGGCATGGGCATCATGACGGTGCGCGACCCGTCCGAGGTGGTCGGCCTGAACCGCAAGCAGCGCAACAAGATGGCGGTGGTGAAGGAGGGGCTGGAAGTCAGCTCGGTGCTGATCCAGGAAGGCGTGCCCACCTTCGAAAGCGTCGATGGCGGCGCGGCCGAACCGGTGGTCTACATGATGGACCGCTACGTCGTCGGCGGCTTCTATCGCGTGCATGGCGAGCGTGGCATCGACGAGAACCTGAATGCGCCGGGCATGCACTTCAAGCCGCTGGCTTTCGAGTCCTGCTGCTCGATGCCGGACCCGGGCTGCGCGCCGGACGCGCCGCCCAACCGCTTCTATGCCTACGGCGTGGTGGCCCGCCTCGCGCTGGTCGCGGCCAGCCTGGAACTCGAGCGCGGCCTGCCGATGAGTGCGGCGGAAGAGGCGCTCGAAGCGGAACTGAGGGGTTGA
- the gshB gene encoding glutathione synthase: MNLRLAFIVDPLDKLKPAKDSSIAMMREAARRGHEIWTIQRPSMSLHGDEVMVTATRIQPQRSDVPWYVALETQPRALREFDAVLMRQDPPFDFEYITATWMLERAAAAGVRVFNHPRAIRDHSEKVSICEFPELITPTLVSRDVAAINAFIDTHADCILKPLDGMGGSRIFRVRADDANRNVIIETLTEDGARTLMAQRFIPEIAQGDKRVLLIDGEPMPYCLARIPKAGETRGNLAVGGRGVAQPLTESDLAIARKLGPILAARGLLLVGLDVIGDRLTEINVTSPTCFVEITEQTGFDVAAMFVDALERATTR, translated from the coding sequence ATGAACCTGCGCCTCGCCTTCATCGTCGATCCGCTCGACAAGCTCAAGCCGGCCAAGGATTCGAGCATCGCGATGATGCGCGAGGCGGCGCGGCGCGGTCACGAAATCTGGACCATCCAGCGCCCGAGCATGAGCCTGCACGGCGACGAGGTGATGGTGACCGCGACCCGCATCCAGCCGCAGCGCAGCGACGTGCCCTGGTACGTTGCGCTGGAGACGCAGCCGCGTGCACTGCGCGAATTCGACGCCGTGCTGATGCGTCAGGACCCGCCCTTCGACTTCGAGTACATCACCGCCACCTGGATGCTCGAGCGCGCGGCCGCCGCTGGCGTGCGCGTGTTCAACCATCCGCGCGCGATCCGCGATCACTCGGAGAAGGTGTCGATCTGCGAGTTTCCGGAGCTGATCACGCCGACGCTGGTCAGCCGCGACGTCGCCGCCATCAATGCCTTCATCGACACGCACGCCGACTGCATCCTGAAGCCGCTCGACGGCATGGGCGGTTCGCGCATCTTCCGCGTGCGCGCTGACGACGCCAACCGCAACGTCATCATCGAAACGCTGACCGAGGACGGCGCGCGCACGCTGATGGCGCAGCGCTTCATCCCGGAGATCGCGCAGGGCGACAAGCGGGTGCTGCTGATCGACGGCGAGCCGATGCCCTACTGCCTGGCACGCATCCCGAAGGCCGGCGAGACGCGCGGCAATCTGGCCGTCGGCGGTCGCGGCGTCGCCCAGCCGCTGACCGAGTCTGACCTCGCGATTGCGCGCAAGCTCGGGCCCATCCTCGCCGCGCGTGGTCTGCTGCTGGTCGGGCTGGACGTGATCGGCGACCGGCTGACCGAGATCAACGTCACCAGCCCCACCTGTTTCGTCGAGATCACCGAACAGACCGGCTTCGACGTCGCCGCCATGTTCGTCGATGCGCTCGAACGTGCGACGACGCGCTGA
- a CDS encoding FAD:protein FMN transferase: MRSNVRRRAERFAAALLLLALLAGCGAGERIERQESFVFGTRVEVVVYGLDRAQARDALGEVLREFDRLHHKLHAWQPSDLTRLNTAFAAGQPADVDAEMAALLVDVQAAAARGDDLFNPAAGALVEAWGFHADEFVPRRPEAARRDALVAAKPRMADLVITPRPDGGATVSSRNPAVQLDLGGYGKGYALDRAAAILRARGVCCALVNIGGNVMALGSKAGTPWRIGIQHPRKPEALATVELHDGEAIGTSGDYQRFFELDGERLCHLIDPRSGEPVRHTQSLTVLMPAGPHAGARSDADSKPLFIVGRDGWRALAERMGIAMALRVDADGSVDMTPQMVQRTAAPAR; encoded by the coding sequence ATGCGCTCGAACGTGCGACGACGCGCTGAGCGTTTCGCCGCCGCCCTGCTGCTGCTTGCGCTGCTCGCCGGCTGTGGGGCAGGGGAGCGGATCGAGCGGCAGGAGTCCTTCGTTTTCGGCACCCGGGTCGAGGTGGTCGTGTACGGCCTCGACCGTGCGCAGGCACGCGACGCGCTGGGCGAGGTGCTGCGCGAGTTCGACCGCCTGCATCACAAACTGCACGCCTGGCAGCCGTCCGACCTGACGCGGCTGAACACCGCCTTCGCGGCCGGACAGCCGGCCGACGTCGACGCCGAAATGGCCGCGCTGCTGGTCGATGTGCAGGCGGCAGCGGCGCGTGGCGACGATCTGTTCAACCCGGCCGCCGGGGCGCTGGTCGAGGCCTGGGGCTTCCATGCCGACGAGTTCGTGCCAAGGCGGCCCGAAGCGGCACGACGCGACGCGCTGGTGGCAGCGAAACCGCGCATGGCCGATCTCGTGATTACCCCCCGGCCGGACGGCGGCGCCACGGTGTCCAGTCGCAACCCGGCGGTGCAGCTCGACCTCGGCGGCTACGGCAAGGGTTATGCGCTGGACCGCGCCGCCGCCATCCTGCGCGCGCGCGGCGTCTGTTGTGCGCTGGTCAACATCGGCGGCAACGTGATGGCGCTCGGCAGCAAGGCCGGCACGCCGTGGCGCATCGGTATCCAGCACCCGCGCAAGCCGGAGGCGCTGGCCACGGTCGAACTACACGACGGCGAGGCGATCGGCACCTCCGGCGACTACCAGCGCTTCTTCGAACTGGACGGCGAGCGCCTGTGCCACCTGATCGACCCGCGCAGCGGCGAGCCGGTGCGTCACACCCAGTCGCTGACCGTGCTGATGCCGGCAGGCCCGCACGCCGGCGCCCGTTCCGACGCCGACAGCAAGCCGCTGTTCATCGTCGGCCGCGACGGCTGGCGCGCGTTGGCGGAACGCATGGGCATCGCGATGGCGCTGCGGGTGGATGCCGACGGTTCGGTGGACATGACGCCGCAGATGGTGCAGCGCACGGCCGCGCCGGCGCGTTGA
- a CDS encoding sensor domain-containing diguanylate cyclase: MKTAPFPDDEAQRLQALRDLCVLDTPPEPAFDALTALAAQLFDMPVALVSLIDESRQWFKSAHGLCLRETRRDAALCTHTIVSPRGRMVIEDTLRDPRFADNPLVVGEPGIRFYAGITLLNPDGLPLGTFCLIDFKPRSLDVRQMDQLGALAAQAEAQLHLRMRVQQLHALTRELRQQHELLERQRQALQTRCDELATEVHVDALTGSGNRRAGEARLGEEFALASRLQLPLSVCLIDVDHFKDVNDSYGHPHGDEVLRRVARLIGEALRASDYVARFGGEEFLVVLPGAEPATARAVAERIRTHVADAPWERPPVLTISAGVASRSSTTTSPEHLLQQADKALYRAKAGGRNRVECGPAPASTHGD; encoded by the coding sequence ATGAAGACAGCCCCTTTCCCGGATGACGAGGCGCAACGCCTGCAGGCCTTGCGCGACCTGTGCGTGCTCGACACGCCACCCGAACCTGCCTTCGACGCGCTGACCGCGCTGGCCGCCCAGCTGTTCGACATGCCGGTGGCGCTGGTAAGCCTGATCGACGAGTCCCGCCAGTGGTTCAAGTCGGCACACGGACTGTGCCTGCGGGAGACGCGGCGCGATGCCGCGCTGTGCACGCACACCATCGTCTCGCCACGGGGCCGCATGGTGATCGAGGACACCCTGCGCGATCCGCGCTTTGCCGACAACCCGCTGGTGGTCGGCGAGCCGGGCATCCGCTTCTATGCCGGCATTACCCTGCTCAACCCGGACGGTCTGCCACTGGGCACCTTCTGTCTGATCGATTTCAAGCCGCGCAGCCTGGACGTCCGCCAGATGGACCAGCTGGGCGCGCTGGCGGCACAGGCGGAGGCGCAGCTGCACCTGCGCATGCGTGTACAGCAGCTGCATGCGCTGACGCGGGAACTGCGCCAGCAGCACGAACTGCTGGAACGCCAGCGGCAGGCGTTGCAGACGCGCTGCGATGAACTGGCGACCGAAGTCCATGTGGACGCGCTGACCGGCAGCGGCAACCGCCGCGCCGGTGAAGCGCGACTGGGCGAGGAGTTCGCGCTCGCCAGCAGGCTGCAACTGCCGCTGTCCGTCTGCCTGATCGACGTCGATCACTTCAAGGACGTGAACGACAGCTACGGCCACCCGCACGGCGACGAGGTGCTGCGTCGCGTGGCCCGGCTGATCGGCGAGGCGCTGCGCGCCAGTGACTACGTCGCGCGCTTTGGCGGCGAGGAATTCCTGGTCGTGCTGCCGGGCGCCGAACCGGCGACCGCGCGCGCCGTCGCCGAGCGCATCCGCACGCACGTCGCCGACGCGCCGTGGGAGCGCCCGCCTGTGCTCACCATCAGCGCCGGCGTAGCCAGCCGCAGTTCGACCACCACGTCGCCCGAGCACCTGCTGCAACAGGCGGACAAGGCGCTCTACCGCGCCAAGGCCGGCGGGCGCAACCGGGTCGAATGCGGGCCGGCGCCGGCCAGCACGCACGGCGACTGA
- a CDS encoding DUF2256 domain-containing protein, with protein MTWRRAWRNNWAEVKYCSEACRRKGCADD; from the coding sequence ATGACATGGCGCCGCGCCTGGCGGAACAACTGGGCCGAGGTGAAGTACTGCTCCGAGGCCTGCCGCCGCAAAGGATGCGCAGATGACTGA